CCAGCTGACGGCACGGAAAGGGGAACGGCCGTGACCGCACCCCACGCGTCGAAACCGTCGCTCCTCGGGGTCTTCGCCCACCCCGATGACGAGTCGCTCCTCGTCGGGGGCGTGTTCGCCCGGCACGCCGCCGCCGGCGCGCGCACCGCCGTCGTCACCACCACCTGGGCCCCGGACAGCCATCGGGCCGCCGAGCTCGCCGATGCCCTGGCCGCCCTCGGAGCCGGACGCCCCCGCATGCTCGGGTTCGCCGACGCACGCGTCCCCGAGTCGGCGCCCGGACGGCCGCGGCTGTGTGACGCGCCGTTCGACGAGGTGGTCGGGCTGCTCGTCGGGCACGTGCGCGCGTTCCGTCCGGACATCGTCGTCACCCATGACGCCCACGGCCAGTTGACGGGTCACCCGGACCACGTCCGCACCCATCGGCTGGCCGCCGCCGCGGTACACGCCGCCGGGCTCGAACACCTGTATCCCGGCGCGGGAGCGCCCTGGCGGCCGACCGCCCTCCACCTGGCCACCCATCCGCACTCCGGGGTCGGCGAGCTGGGCCCGCTCCTGGCCCGGGTGGGCAAGAAGCTGTGGAGCGTGCCGGACGAGCACATCACCGCGACGGTCGACGTGAGCGCCTGGCTGGGGCAGAAGTGGGCCGCCATCACCGCGCACCGCAGTGAAGCGGCGCGGGAGCGCTCCCTCCCCGGCATTCTCCTGCGCCTGCCGGCCGACACCCGGGAACGGATCCTCTCCACCGAGTACTACTCCCGCCTCGACACCGGGCCCTCGGCCCCCGGCACGGAGCCGTCCCCCGGCCGGGTGGTGTTTCCGGGGTGAGGGGGTGAGCCTGGTGGCATGACCGGAGCTGTCGAGCCGCCGCGTGAGCCGTCCGTCGGGCGGGTGGTTCCGCCGCCCGTCGAGGGTGGGGTGCCCGATGTGCCGTTGGCCTCGGCACGGGGGCGTTGGATCCTGCTCACCACCGTGCTCGGGTCGAGCATGGCGCTGCTGGACTCGACGGTGGTCAACGTCGCGCTGCCGAGCATCGGAAAGGACCTCGGCGCCGACCTCTCGGTGCTCCAGTGGACGGTGAACGCCTACCTGCTGACCCTGGCCGGGCTGATCCTGGTCGGCGGGGCGCTCGGGGACCGATTCGGGCGGCGGCGGGTCTTCGTGCTGGGCGTCGTGTGGTTCGCCGCCGGTTCCCTGCTGTGCGGGATCGCACCGAACGCCGGTGTGCTGATCGGAGCCCGCGCCCTCCAGGGCATCGGCGGGGCGCTGCTGACACCCGGCTCCCTCGCGTTGATCCAGGGTTCGATCCGGGGCGGCGACCGGGCTCGGGCGGTCGGTCTGTGGTCCGGGCTGGGCGGTGTCGGCGCGGCCGTGGGGCCGTTCCTCGGCGGGTGGCTGGTCGACGGGCCCGGCTGGCGCTGGGTGTTCCTGCTGAACGTGCCGCTGGCCGCGCTGTGCGTGCCGGTGGCGCTGAGACACGTACCGGAGTCACGGGATCCGCAGGCGCACGGGAGGTTCGACGTGGCGGGAGCCGTGATCGGGGCCGCCGCGCTCGGCCTGCTCACCTACGCGTTGATCGAGGCCCGGTCCGGTACCGCGCTGGTGGTCGCCACGGCGGTGGGCGGCCTGCTGCTGGGAGTCCTGTTCGTCTGCGTCGAGCGGCGGAGGCAGTACCCGATGGTGCCGCCGTCGATCTTCGCCTCCCGCCAGTTCACGGCCGTCAACCTCGTCACCCTGTGCGTGTACGCGGCCTTCGGCGGCTTCTTCTTCCTCGTGGTGCTCCAGCTCCAGGTCGTCTGCGGGTACTCGGCGATGGCCGCCGGGGCCGCGCTGCTGCCGACCACGGCGCTGATGCTGCTGCTCTCGGCCCGCGCGGGGGCCCTCGGGGAGCGGATCGGGCCGCGGCTCCCGCTGACCGTGGGCCCGCTGCTGTGCGCGGGCGGGATGCTGCTGATGCTGCGCGTCGGACCGGGCGCCTCGTACCCGTGGGACGTGCTGCCCGCGCTGGTCGTGATGGGGATGGGGATGGTGACGCTGGTGGCTCCGCTGACCGCGACGGTGCTGGCTTCGGTGGATCCCGGCCGGGCCGGCCTGGCCAGCGGCATCAACAACGCCGCCGCGCGGGCCGCCGGGCTGCTCGCGGTGGCCGCGCTGCCGCTGCTCGCGGGAATGGGCCCCGACTCCTACCTCTCCGCGACGCGTTTCGACGCGGCCTTCGGGCGGGCCATGGCCTGGTGCGCGGGGGTGCTCGTGGTGGGAGCGGTGCTGGCGTGGACGACCGTGCGCAACCCCGTTCCGACGGCGTGCCACCCGCTGTGCCGCACGTGCTGCGGGGTGGCCTCGCCACCGCTGGAACCGCCGCGGACGGCGGAGGCGCCCCGCGAACCTCCGCGCGCGGCCAAGGGGTGAGGCCCTCGCACCGCGATGTGCTGGAGCGCGACGGCCGACCTGACGGCGGGCACCGTCATCACCGCCGTGGGGGCGGCCTGCGTGCTGCGCGTGCGGCGGGCGCGCGATCTGCCCGTCGCCGCCCTGCCGCTGCTGCTCGGCGTCCACCAGCTGCTGGAGGCGGCCGTCTGGGACTCCGGCGGGGGCTGCGGCACGGCCGCCACCGCGTGGGCCGCGATCGCCCTGCCGGTGCTGCCGGCGTGGGTGTCGCTGGGGGTGCTGCTGGCGTCCGGGCCGGGGGCGCCGCGACGGCTGTGGTGGCCGGTGGCCGCCGGCCTCGCCACGGCCGGCGTCCTCGCGTACTGCCTCGCCACCGGCCCCGTGTCGGCGGGCATCCGCGGCCGCACCATCGGCTACGGCGTCGACGTGCCGTACCCGGCGCCGGTCCTCGCCGGCTATCTGTTCGCCACGCTGGGTGCCCTGCTGCTCGGCGGTGACCGCCGGCTGCGGCTGCTCGGGGCGGTCCTGGCCGCCGGCGCGGTGGTCTGTGCGGGGCTGTGGCGGCTGGAGTTCGCCTCCACCTGGTGCGCGTTCGCGGCGGTGGCGTCGGTGCTGGTGCTCGGCTGGGTGCGGCG
This Streptomyces sp. NBC_00539 DNA region includes the following protein-coding sequences:
- a CDS encoding PIG-L deacetylase family protein encodes the protein MTAPHASKPSLLGVFAHPDDESLLVGGVFARHAAAGARTAVVTTTWAPDSHRAAELADALAALGAGRPRMLGFADARVPESAPGRPRLCDAPFDEVVGLLVGHVRAFRPDIVVTHDAHGQLTGHPDHVRTHRLAAAAVHAAGLEHLYPGAGAPWRPTALHLATHPHSGVGELGPLLARVGKKLWSVPDEHITATVDVSAWLGQKWAAITAHRSEAARERSLPGILLRLPADTRERILSTEYYSRLDTGPSAPGTEPSPGRVVFPG
- a CDS encoding DUF6629 family protein; amino-acid sequence: MCWSATADLTAGTVITAVGAACVLRVRRARDLPVAALPLLLGVHQLLEAAVWDSGGGCGTAATAWAAIALPVLPAWVSLGVLLASGPGAPRRLWWPVAAGLATAGVLAYCLATGPVSAGIRGRTIGYGVDVPYPAPVLAGYLFATLGALLLGGDRRLRLLGAVLAAGAVVCAGLWRLEFASTWCAFAAVASVLVLGWVRRRPPRRHWLRAPRTKSM
- a CDS encoding MFS transporter, with translation MPDVPLASARGRWILLTTVLGSSMALLDSTVVNVALPSIGKDLGADLSVLQWTVNAYLLTLAGLILVGGALGDRFGRRRVFVLGVVWFAAGSLLCGIAPNAGVLIGARALQGIGGALLTPGSLALIQGSIRGGDRARAVGLWSGLGGVGAAVGPFLGGWLVDGPGWRWVFLLNVPLAALCVPVALRHVPESRDPQAHGRFDVAGAVIGAAALGLLTYALIEARSGTALVVATAVGGLLLGVLFVCVERRRQYPMVPPSIFASRQFTAVNLVTLCVYAAFGGFFFLVVLQLQVVCGYSAMAAGAALLPTTALMLLLSARAGALGERIGPRLPLTVGPLLCAGGMLLMLRVGPGASYPWDVLPALVVMGMGMVTLVAPLTATVLASVDPGRAGLASGINNAAARAAGLLAVAALPLLAGMGPDSYLSATRFDAAFGRAMAWCAGVLVVGAVLAWTTVRNPVPTACHPLCRTCCGVASPPLEPPRTAEAPREPPRAAKG